The Helicoverpa armigera isolate CAAS_96S chromosome 18, ASM3070526v1, whole genome shotgun sequence genome segment ttctagtctttttaattcaaaatcacaatatgttaataatcttctaatcctactaataagtattataaatgtgaaagtttgtgagatacattctcacaaacatggatgtatgtttgttattctttcacgcaaaaacggctgaacttattttgttgaaatttggtatgtagatatgtgataccctggattaacacaaaGGCtgctttttataaataataataataaataaatttatttatttccacatAACAATTTACATTTAGAGTTACCATGTAGTATACAGAGGCAACTTGCCTTATAAATTGTAAGTCACTGATATTGTAGATCTCTGGCACCCAAATTAAGATCAAACTTGTGTTATGGTTATAAATACACCAGGCGGGCGAAGACGGGAGCGGTAGCTAGTATAGCGGTAGCTAAAATAACAGTCGGATGAAAATCCATCAAGGATTTTAACACTTTCACATATGTGGATATTTTAACTAGCAATAATTCAATtaccattaaattatttatatcgaCAACACGAATTAAATTCATCCATTATTAAGTGCAGCTGTCGATTTGTTTAGCACTCAtgtttttgacattattaatcgCCTCAATTGGTTGTAATTAATCGGTACCGAAAAACAATTCAGCATTTAAATTGTTTGGTGGTGttatctaaatatattattattattttatcgataatttaatttattaatagagGCCAAcatgctgttttatttattacgaaaTAGGTTTCTGTTTATCAATATTTACCATGTCTAGTCATGTTTGTAAATCCCTTAGATATAAAAGtcttaaaaatcaatttaaaaatgaaatgcgTCTAAAATCAGTGCAAGtacaataatattaagcaagtacattattttaagcagcAGTATATTTGTTTATCAAATGAAATATCGGAGGTGATATCGTGTTGAATACATTGACTTTAAGAAATACTGTCTGTATTTTCTCATAAAAGATTTTAGCATTAACTTTAAAGCTTATTATTTCTCAAATTATAATCCCAACTGATTtatttaagataaataaaattaatcagctTTGCAACACTGCTCTATTATTGGATTAACAAAGTTCCCATTTTGGGGCTAAATTGGCTTGGAACGAGGGTGAAATGGGTTGAAAATTCAAACACTTAAGTTTTCAACCCCGAGGGCAATGGATTAAGAACAAAAGTGTCGGAAGAGGGTTATCTGATGGGAAATCCTGATAATGCGGTTTCCCGATTATGGGGAAAACAATTGAAGGTCGATGATTTCGAATCTGTTTAGGGTTTAGCATGTTATTCGTTATTTAATTCAAGAAACATTTACTGCAATGGGTCTTCTTTCTAAGGATATGTCCaagcgcctggttgacacttcccgggactCAAAGGCTGGATTTTATTTCGCACAACGATTGAGTATCGCCATCCAACGTGCAGTGCTGCCAGCATTTTGgatacattacccagtgacagcgataaggaccaatttttttatactctttattagatttaatttatatatatacGATTATTCAGTATTTGTTTATGTTCATATGTGTACAttggtttattaaataaaaacaaattagtctttaatgcaataacataataaaattatatttctgctataggtatatatttaattatattcatgATAGTCTCTGTAATCGTTGATTCCGGAAACAACAACCTGTTCTTTGAATATATTCTTCATTAGATGTCTCTGGCAGAATTCCAATGGCACTTCGACGTATCCTGAAATGTATGATATGTTTTAAATCACGTTTACGGAGCGTTTAGAGTTAGgcatgatttatattaggccgggccgtgccGTGTCCGGgctattatgaaattttaaagaCGAGCGTCGTTTGTGGCCCGGACGAGCCATGTACCTACACGGCACGCCCCGgacacggcccggcctaatataaatcatcccttttttggaataaatacttttaaagattttttcttgGCGTCggatagataattttaaaaagcccatatttagatacttatatattttcaaagtaCCATGaatatatttcacattttcaatcatatttattttttgaccaTTGTATCTTactcaaaaaattaaataagccaGTGAAAGGCACTACAGAAACAAGTGTCTCATCACAAGTCACTGAGTGAAAGAGTGTCCTAAATATGACCTTTACCACTTACCTTCTAAATCATCGCCCCTACAAGAAAGCATATCAAAGTAGCAGCCGTTGTTAAACGTCTTGTAAATATAAGCTCGCATCTTGGACATCCCGCACACAGGTCTGTAATGATTCGGACAGAAAAGAGGACAGGATTCACCATACACCCTTCTTGCATTCTTGACTTCGTGATTGATGCAAAACTTTAAGGGGGTTTCCACGAATTCtgaaaagaaggaaaaattaaggaataTTCGGTAAATTAACGTATTTTAGATTTCATAaatcaaaattgaaacaaaatagtTATAATGAGGAAGGATGAAACACATATCACAAGAGGTGCATTAATGAATGTGGAAGTATGGTGAGGCAGAGGAATATGAGAGAAAAGACGGATGGATTCTCGGATagatgacatgaataaaaaGAGACTGAATGTTGTGACGAGTGACAAAGAgaaatggaagaagaaaacatatttcgccgaccccaaataaaattgggaacacaGTAGGTTAAGAACAAAAATGCCAAATCAGGGCTATTAAATATTGCTAAActgttttacatacatatgaCGTAAATTGGAGCACAAAGACATGTAAGTAGATAACTTTTCGCATGACATTAAAAGTTCTTAACGCGTCCAACCAAAAGTTGCCAAAACGAAGGGCAAAAAGACTAAACTGCTTGCGTGCGTTTTAGCTAGAATTCATTGTTATGCAAGTTTGAGTTTAGTTTGAAACTTTTGACAGTGGccattttaaaaatagggtaCATCATCATACAAGCATTCATATGCACTGAAAGACACTAATGTTGTTTAGTCTAGTTTCTTCGTCTTTGTAACAGCctaaaaacgtccactgctggaaaAAGGCTTCCCCTAAACTGAGGATTTGCCCATAGCCACCGTGCTGGGCATGCGTGTTGGTGAGCGCAGAGGCTGGAAATCAGCACTTCTTGAAGGTCTTTACagaagacagtccccaaaacacACGCCCTTCACTACgtcctatttatttttgctgggaagaaagtggtggaacaaactccctagCAACACAATTCTTTCTCTATGGTTTGAAAAACTGttgatatacaaaatattgattataaaattaatatcattgtAGCTTAGCTAAGTGCAGTAAGTGCATATagtgtttaaaaatacttacggaCATTGTGACAAATGCTATAAGCCTTCAAAGCACATTCACTGGGAAATAAagtgtagtttttattttctggaCTCAATCCGCATGTCATCTTCCCTTCTTTCGGGCAGTCATCCTTGCACTCATTGCAGTTTACTGCACTGaatattactgaaaataaagtaatgGTTTCAATTAATCACTGAATTCAGTCAACTGACGTAATCAATAATTTATgtgtttgtaatattatttagcGTTTTTTCGTACAAATTGAGTCTTGTCTCGCGGAAAAACCCACTAATTTCAAGGCGCTCTTACTTTAATACTTTATAGATACAATGCTAACAGATAGTGACAAGTAATTTTGAGACACATAAGTGCTGAATGAGAGCTTATTCAGTAGCACACAAGAAAGGTCCCGTACACCGTCGACATGAGATAGGTAAAaagtcgtcatcatcatcatctcagccataggacgtccactgctgaacataggcctcccccttaaatctccacagatacctgttggagatACCAGTAAAAAGTGATAGCTCTTAAAAGTTATTAAAGTGTAATAGATTTACAATAGAGTTATTTTAGCCTTGACTTAACCGGACGGCTGGGATATTGATTTGCTTATCTCATCCGACGGCGAGTGCCTACTTCATGATAACGACAACTGCGTCTAACTGTAACTCGTAGCTGCACTATTGCAACTGCATAAGTACGGTTTACGTTAAACGACTTGAAATAAGCTATTTATTGACACTTGACGCTTCTAAAGTCAAAGAAGTCTTTTGTTAGACAtatacctccccactcagagacatttaatggttacttaagccattccttagtgaaggatttgtatgacattccgtcactaaggagtgacttaagtaatcattaaatgtctctgagtggggacgtTAGACTACTATGAAAtagagaaaagaaaataatttcggagtggcaacattatttattctgaAATGAACTATAAAGTTACGAGATTGTTTTCTATGTAGAATGGAAGGGAATTTGACGCGCTTTAGACGAGTATGTGTATGGAAAAAGATGCAATTGTAAAGTtgatgtcatttatttttatccaaataTGTGTGGCAAAGTACAGATGTAAAATACTAGGTCAATGGTCATTCATCCAAAACTACGGCAAAAGAGGTTTAACAAAATCTATAGAGTAGGTAATTTACAGAGACAGAaccaaatgaaaataatttagttttaaatgaaaaagctGGAGATTCATAGCTGGACATTATTTAGTTCAACCACAAAGCTTTGTAGGAGACAATGCAAAATGTTCTCAGTAAGACGACAATGAGAAAAGAGTGGGCAATGCATTGGCCTCATTAGATGTGTGAACTTAtatcttttattattaataGCCGTCATATATTCGGATTGTAGTAATATGAAGCGCCACTGTACAGTCGGAGAGAAGAGTTGGTAAACTTTCTCACAAAATAGATTTAAGCACTTAGTATGAGAGAAGGTAGCATAAAACAAAAGTTGCGTTATTTTATTGGTTACGGATCTTTTTAAagattcacaaaaatattgcattaattggtttttctagaaaaatattggttaattaattagtaaGATTTTTCCTCTTGACCGTACAAAAGCTTGTTGTGAATAGACACTAGACACTATTACTATTTTAAATAACTCTAATTTATGAGAATAGAGAATGCCTGAGCTAGAAGATTGCAGCTTATGCTATAAAAACAATTACCACACacaactaaatataaaataaacaacagaaactaaatataaaccataattacacaaataaaatacaacaaaacacGTCTTACAATTCAACACGACCAATATCAGCAGCAAATAATTCATTTTCCTTTAACTGCTAACAAATCAATTGGAACGGTTTGACTAGAAATCTTACGACTcgtaatttcaattaaaattcaattaatattaagaaTTCAGCTATTCACGCTTTCTATGCCTCAATTTCGATGTTTGAAGCATGTTTCATTGTCTCGTTCAATTGATTATAGACGCGAAATTAATGGGtgaaatatttgtgttattagTTTTAGATGTGTAATCAGCTATGTAATTTAGTCgagaaattggtgattgataaCATTTCTAAAACGTAGATGAATGATTTACGTCGAGTGTTCAATTTATCTACACAAATTACTCTCTGGAACTGTCACAAAATTGATGTAACTTTAGACTGATCAGGCTATTATAGGTAGGCAAATCCCAGTTTTAATGACCaaaacttttcccaactagTATTAGGGTTAATTTCAAGTGTCATGTTAACTCTTCAAGCAAATGCAGCCGATTatcaatgtttatttgtatattttttaacttctcTATTATCAACCCAAAGCATACTTCATTCTCACTTTTAAAGTAAGTTTCTGTAAACAAGATGGGCTTGAAGAATTCACAAACTTCCTAATACTCCATGATAGGAGCGATAAGTATAAACAGAGTGACGGCTTTTTGCATCTTTCTAACTTTGTTCCCAAACAAGTCAAGATTCCAAACAAAGGAGAATTTATGTCGAAAGTGGAGTTCCCTGTTATGGAATTTTGAGAGACACTGCTGCTTATGGCATGGTGGAAATAGTCTCTTGGGGCTTGCATATCTTAGGTGTATCATATTCTACCGTGACCTGTATTCTGAACTGTCATTTTATGGCGGTGGCTATAgtttacatagatataaaacTATAATGTTTCACTACTCCGCTAGAGGTCCTTTAGGGCTTCATAGACTCTTAAGTTTTTTCAAGGCGTACATTGAATAATTTTGACAGTGGCTATTGTGGGTCCTGGCTTTAAAAGCTTGCAAAAAATTATCAGATTTCctaaaaagtttctaaaaagtttaaaaagcaCTGAAACAGgagaatcaataaaaataaaagttggtaAATATAGGTTCAGAATTTGCCATTATTTGCCATCCAAACATATTCACTAGGTAAAAGTTGAATCCCGGTGAGACATCCTAGAATATAAACCAAAGTGGGAGGTGATGAATAATGAAGATTTACCAATCCAAAACAGACACGACAAACAATTGATAGACAATGGAATACAGACAGACTGAGTGCTTGTTTCCTATGGGGACTTGCTTTAACAAAGACGAAAAGGAAAAGTAACTTGTTCCCTATAGACAACCAACTTGCTATAAACAGGTCtggaaatgacaaaaataacaagCACTATATTTTGCTCTTTGACATTCAAGATTTTTTCTGATATCTGTTGATCGATCATGACTTATGCTCTTCTTTGATTTTCTTTCTAACATGACCAATTAAGGCGCTTTAATTGTTAAGACTGGTCActggttaattttatttcactagGATTATAAGACAATATTCGTTGAAGTGTATTACTTTACTTTTAGCAGAATATCGTTTTATAATACACTGTTTCGTGCAATTCCATTTGCGTACCGGAGGAACTTTTTCCCGTGCCCggataaaatacaatttctaccTAAATATGCCTTTGTTAGAATATAGcgtagatttttttctttcaaatcgTATCAGTACTTTTTGGGAATTTAGCACAAATATTTGGTTAggtactggaagccgaccccaacatagttgggaaaagggctcggaggatgctGAGCACAAATATGTATCTGGTTAAGTATGttacttaaaatttttaattgttCTAACGTGATACACAACTTTACTTTTGCAGAATGCTTCAGAACGTGAATTACCTTATCACATCCCCCTTTGTGCCTAATGATATTATCTCCAACAATATTATCTACTTTAATTGGAACTAAAGTATCAAAATATCCTTCTTAATTAGGATGTCTAATTACGGTTTGAACCGTTAAACGTAATTGAGTTGAATATTACGCATGTGTTACAAAATTGGTTTTGTAGTACACATGCCTATTGCCTAGTTAAAGTTCACGGCTTAAATTAGTTTGACTGTAGGCAGTAGTTATTTTGGGTATTTAGATAATTCTGTTCTATGAATAGATGGTAATGtcctttattattatgtacagaTGATGGTTATTGATAGTTCAAGGCTATAACGATCATGTAGTAGTAAAGGTTCGTTTTAGAAGCGAGCTGTCGACCGCATGAAATAGGTCGATATCTGATACCGTTTCAAtgatacaaaccagtagtgcagcttcGGCACGTGCGGTCGGTAGTTAGAGTCGGAAGCTAGCTTCCAAGATGCAccttaattatgaaaattaggCTAATGTAGCTTCATACACGATTAGATAGTTTCACATTGCTAAAAGTATTCTGTACACTAGACTTGAATATTTTCAGTGATCATAAATGATTGATACGGAAAACTCtataatacctacaaaattgattattatgataatagcatggtaatttatttgaaatcgaCACAAAAGGCATTCAGTCGCTGGAAGTGTATTTTGATAGATGGACCCAAGAGAGCGGAGGGGagcaaatcaaaatattttgagatcATTAACTTGACAATAGAACAGAACTTTTTGACAATGCAGGATAGTGCAGAAGGCTTACTCTTTACCGATTGTCTTTTTACCAAAAGAATTGATGAATACCAAAGTTTCTACGGCACACCAAATTAGGCTATGGTAAATACTTAGTATTAAATAACCATTTTATTGCTTTTGGGTACtgaattgtattcatctttaaTTTTATCTCAGGTTTTTCAGGTTATGGATTTGAATATCCTgatcacatacctacattaaaatattattgggaACCCAAAGATCTTCGACAGATATCAAataacccgaacgcctcgttagttgaCTCGTAACGGAGCGTGTTGATCACGCCTACTGTGCGTCTTTGTCCTAGAAGAAAGAGTCAGTCTTACCTACCGTATGGCGTCTCCGCTCATCTTCGCCCGTAGTTTAAACTCACAGAAACATTTCTTATAATTTGCTTATAATATCATTCGGGGTTGTTCTACTGTTCTTTAACATTTTACATTCGTAACAATGTTCAAAAGAGATTTTGCCTAATACCCATAAATGGGCTGTGATGGGAGTCCTTTGACTGAATTCAATGATGAACAGCCATTGTGACGAATATTTTCCGAACATTCCGGGATGGGACAGGGCAGGGGGCTTGACGTCATTCAAATTGATGGAAATTGAATTGTTGTTGTGTACTTTTCGTGCGAAAGTttctaatatacataagtaataaATTGGGTCACACTCTTAGTTATGCCATTATTGTCATTTTCTCATAAACTGAATCAACATGctcacttaataaataaatagtacaatatttttatacagcttgataataaataaatctgcacTGTAAACCTCTTTTCAAATAGCAATAACTATgaacacaaaaaaagaaaacatcacAGCACCGGACTCTCTGTGACATACGtcattgaaaaacaaaagcatCAAAATTGATCAAAATTCATGTAATATAGGAAAATAGATAATGTTAACAAGAGCAGCAACAATAAGAAGAGCATCTGGAGCCTCTGGAATCCTCGCTCGTCTCCACCTCGCTGGACCCAGGATCACCAGTGAGATTGCGTCGAGCTCGAGCGACGAATACTTCTCTACGCCGAAGTCACTGCCAACTGAACATCGGCGATGAGTCCACCGGCTGTTGGACGGCATAAGAGGCACCCAGAGGCCCACCGGCTTCGGATGACCGAAGGAGATCAATCATGTATAAGACCGTCGTGAGCCCCACATGCAAGACACTGGAAATGAATGAAAGTGTAATGGGAGCCTGCTTTAGGGCTACATAGAGGGAACAAACCTGACCACGGTAGCGTGGTCGGATGCTCTCTCTGTTTCAGGTACTTGAACCAACTGTCAACGTGTCGATGTAATGAATGTTGGTTAAAGTGTGCGATATAGTTTGATTACATAAATGGTATAAACTAATTGacatagttatcggcacgaatcttgagctctgacctacatctgcgcaaaAGCCAGGATCAATATATACATCTGcgcaaaagtgatttattagcaaagaaccaatcccgagtgacggctatggcgcgatgcactgcgggccaatcaccgctttagcccgcccccgtgCCTCACTTCATagcacaaaagggacccaataaattactactgcgcaggtgaaggtcagagctcaagattcgtgccgataactatactacaTAGTTAATTTGGTAGCTAGGTTTATTCAAAGCTTGTCTACAATGAACTGAAAACAAATAGGTGCGTCACACGCATCCCGTTGTGCAATACCGTTTCTAATACTAATGTGGGCGGGAACAGCACGTGAGACCACAGagattcatattattttagagGCGGCTTTTAGCTAGAAGCgtcataaataatgttttttttatgttttttttttgtttatttaggctGTGTTTTAGTATCGATCTCTCTTTAAGCCTGATTTGTATTTCAGTCatactatttaattaaattctaaattcaacGTTTGGTATTTGGATGATGGGACCCTAGAAGGTGAGAAACTGTTTTAAAAGATCTCACAtttctaaaagaaaaaacaaacattttattggaCTGGACCTAAATTCGTCAAAGTGCgaaatttttattctttttttatttgttaatatgtGCATTTAATATGTTGtctaatgtaaatataatgtaaatatctttgtaaataattaataaagtacagtataaaatgttaaaaaaagtcATAGAATTTGGATTTTTTAACTAAGCTATGCCAAGTTCTgtgttcttttttaatatttcggAGTGTCTGCAATCAACATAGATCTATGGCTCACTATATAATCAATTTGCATGGACATGTTTACGTAGTAACAATAGAACACTAGTTGAATTGTTTGTATATGAATAGTGATagaacatacttatttatgcaatgtacacactatatttacaaacttaaattacttatctttatacaaatctaaaaaaaaatctatatacaaataaatatatattaacatatataaaaagaagctgccagccttttgggtacattacccagtgacagcgatgaggagcaattttttgatgcactgtattagttttaacttgtatatatattatataagtttattttaactttttaaaattaatgtaaatattatgtaaatactataaaataacaTCATACGAATAGTGATACATGTTTGATTATCTtttgaaataaagattttttatatatcaaGGGCTGCTTGTATACCTActctttaataaatataagCGGACCaatatgttgtttcattttcagTATTGTTAGGTATATGTTTCAAGTAAAGTACAAAGCTATACTTTACTTTATATctaattttgaagatttttttgagaAAGAAAATCATATATCCATTATTAAATTCTTGTTTAACAACATATACAGAGAAAGGCATTATATCAGGGGCGTAATTTTTAGTTATAACAAAACACACATTTGTACATTTATTATATACCCGTGGTTTGATTAGATCTCCTCCATTTTGTGAAATAAGTCTACCTTTCAGATTTGATTCGATTCCAATAAGATTTTTAGAAATATGAGATTTCCTAAAAAGCCCAAGTGGAAAACAAACCGAATTTTCTAGGGAATTTTATGGTTTATCTATACTTACTTTTTTCACATAGAAgtagtaaaatattaacataacagtttttttaagacaACCTTCCTGAAATAAAGTTTTCCACAGTAAGTAATAATACTTAGGTGCTCAGTAATATTGCCAcacttgtatttttatgtagtgGCAATATTTTACCacaagttggcaacactgcttGTAATGGCGATGCGTTGGCGCCGCGGTAGTTTAAAATAAGGACTACAAAGAAGATATTTGAAACCTTTTTATTCATAGGATTTATTTGAAGTTCTTTCCTTCTATTTGAAGAAAGGCTAAATTGGTGGCACATtaggtaaattatattaaaagaaacatatttttgctttgttattaaaattggcAGTGGTTCCTACAACACGCCTGGAAACGACTagtgttttgtataaaaaacccataattattttaattcaattacctaaatataattattatagccTGTTATCAAGATTATAAATATAATCACAAGAGGTAGGTATCTAAACCTAGGCGTTGTAGTCAGAATTAGTCCGGTATCTCACCGGCTCAAGCTAACAAGAAGCGAACACAAAGCGAGCCAATTTACGCGTAGCTTTGTTACCAAATAGCAATCACATGTTTACAGGTTTATTACTGGAATTggtgtttgtatttgttttagttttgtggtttttattaatactatttttgttaaaacaatcCAATTCAGTGAGTCATAGTTTTTCATTAGCAAATAAATGCATTAATGCGATAGAGtgaaatggtattttaatttttaggtaGGCGTTAAAAAAAGATTTGTTGTCCTTAGAAGCATGGGAAATCATGGCATAGTAAGTTTTATAAGGCATTTGCTTTATTTAACGGTACAAATATTGATTTAACTTCAGGGTCTTCATGGCTGAAAGGTATCctacgagcctttttcccaactatttggggcggcttccagtctagccggttgtagatgagtaccagtgctttacaaggagtgaactgaccccctcaacccagttacccgggcaacccaataccccttttcttttttaacgacgtcaataatcatcaaatgacctctcccgctgtggtttagcagcggtgagggagtgtcagactcttactgactaaaaaccgtcgtgttccgtcataggccttttatgtaccagggctgcggtatctctttcgaacaacccgcagaacccaataccccttggttagactggtgtcagactgaaAGGtctgatatattttaaattatattttcgtaATGTATACGCCGCGGGAACCGTCCCAAAAATGTTGTCAAGGCACGACAACGTTGTCGCATCGGTCGTGTCGCACGATAACAATGGGAACGCTCATTCGTAAAGCTGACACATGTCGCAAAGTCGTATACATGCGCGTTGCGAACAAAAGCACGCTGAAAGTTTACAAGTTTCACGAAAAATTGTATTGTAGTAAAAACGTTTATGTTTAAAAgtgttctttttaatatttcacttaGAAAATTTAGTCTAGACGTATTTGATATCATTTATGTATAAATTGTTTAGTTATGGGTTTTTTTGCACCCATTATTTATCATTGTTCAACAATAGTGAAACCTCTGCCACATGAAAGCGCTTGAAGAGCTATTTATTTAGGCTATGGAAGCCAAGTAAAAacttggtgtttttttttaccataaaaaaaatagtttagaaaTTTTGCAACGTCAGCGATGAAGAAACCTATGAACCTATGAAGGTTCTTGA includes the following:
- the LOC110379205 gene encoding U-Kazal-Dg21.2, coding for MNYLLLILVVLNLIFSAVNCNECKDDCPKEGKMTCGLSPENKNYTLFPSECALKAYSICHNVQFVETPLKFCINHEVKNARRVYGESCPLFCPNHYRPVCGMSKMRAYIYKTFNNGCYFDMLSCRGDDLEGYVEVPLEFCQRHLMKNIFKEQVVVSGINDYRDYHEYN